The Doryrhamphus excisus isolate RoL2022-K1 chromosome 1, RoL_Dexc_1.0, whole genome shotgun sequence genome includes a window with the following:
- the LOC131130148 gene encoding zinc finger protein 347-like has product MACISFQSQLSSILEVLVKAAVSEISKLVDDNSAFLHLEISQKQSENEALKRKLIMMENKNAQLQRAFANMMHRGSEAGNVPHSTGELKCPVMEDATISFTIKEESPDEVLWISDHSAAGAALQYPNAAESQRFEEASGKLTSDFGDSFVSSEQGDEVGGLQLLVKTEKGQGGCQLGAAKQSQLPDLALDERDTQLWSSIIEGGDIDSSFPDFSSVVDEYSDSLPEQLNARLVSVKSAAVQQTSSQRSCGGAYTGDYHKDSQLSGFQPRPSSAVSQADTHKDQVYLPKNNSHSLLRRGQDGEHATVDGLMATPSHSTFTAPSGHHLDPNHRPFSGTGRGFVCSQCGKAFARLHQFKLHQQSHKRKRAFWCTVCGKGFQCSSHLSIHHRTHTGEKPYCCLQCGKRFTQQSSLRVHQRTHSGERPYNCAECGKTFILMHHLKRHCVIHTYG; this is encoded by the exons ATGGCGTGTATTTCTTTCCAAAGCCAGCTTTCGTCCATCTTGGAGGTTTTGGTCAAAGCAGCAGTGTCAGAAATAAGCAAACTAGTGGATGACAATAGTGCCTTCTTGCATCTGGAAATCTCCCAAAAGCAGAGCGAGAATGAGGCGCTGAAGAGGAAATTGATCATGATGGAGAATAAAAATGCTCAGCTGCAGCGAGCCTTCG CAAACATGATGCACAGAGGAAGCGAGGCTGGAAATGTTCCACATTCCACGGGAGAGCTCAAG TGTCCTGTCATGGAAGATGCCACCATCTCCTTCACAATCAAGGAAGAGAGTCCGGATGAGGTGCTGTGGATCAGCGATCACTCTGCCGCTG GCGCAGCGCTGCAGTACCCGAACGCTGCAGAGAGTCAGCGGTTTGAGGAAGCCTCCGGGAAGTTGACGTCGGACTTTGGAGATTCCTTCGTCTCAAGCGAGCAGGGAGACGAGGTGGGCGGGCTTCAGTTGCTAGTCAAGACGGAGAAAGGGCAGGGCGGTTGTCAGCTGGGCGCGGCCAAGCAGAGCCAACTTCCTGACTTGGCTTTGGACGAGAGGGACACTCAGCTGTGGTCGTCCATCATCGAAGGCGGCGACATTGACTCCAGTTTCCCGGATTTTTCCAGTGTGGTTGATGAATATTCCGACTCTTTACCTGAGCAGTTGAACGCTCGCCTTGTTTCTGTCAAGTCAGCCGCTGTCCAGCAGACTTCCTCTCAGAGGTCCTGCGGTGGCGCTTACACCGGTGACTACCACAAGGATTCGCAGTTGTCCGGTTTTCAGCCCAGACCCTCATCTGCGGTCTCGCAGGCAGACACACACAAGGATCAGGTCTACCTCCCGAAGAACAACTCACATAGCCTTCTGAGGCGCGGCCAAGACGGCGAACACGCCACCGTAGATGGACTGATGGCAACACCGTCGCATAGCACCTTCACGGCACCATCCGGCCACCATCTTGACCCCAATCACCGGCCATTCTCAGGTACCGGGCGGGGCTTTGTGTGCTCGCAGTGCGGCAAGGCGTTCGCCCGCCTCCACCAGTTCAAGCTGCACCAGCAGAGCCACAAGAGGAAACGAGCCTTCTGGTGCACGGTGTGCGGCAAGGGCTTCCAGTGCTCCTCACACCTCAGCATCCACCACCGGACACACACGGGCGAGAAGCCGTACTGCTGCCTGCAGTGCGGGAAGAGGTTCACGCAGCAGAGCAGCCTGAGGGTCCACCAGCGCACGCACAGCGGCGAGCGGCCGTACAACTGCGCGGAATGCGGCAAGACCTTCATCCTCATGCACCACCTGAAGCGCCACTGTGTCATTCACACGTATGGCTGA
- the LOC131140028 gene encoding purine nucleoside phosphorylase-like isoform X2 translates to MEACFKAAGEGEDECQIAADWLMSKTDMRPTVGIVCGSGLGGLAEMFKERQVFKYSDIPKFPQSTVHGHAGQLVFGTLTGKTCVCMKGRFHLYEGYPVQKVTLPMRVFKLMGVETVILTNAAGGLNQNYKVGDIMVIKDHINMPGFAGVNPLVGRNDDRFGVRFPCMSDAYDRELCKLAHDVAAELDFSDFVQEGVYCVLGGPSFETIAECRMLHKLGADAVGMSTVHEVITARHAGMRCFAMSLITNRAVMDYDSQEKANHEEVLETGRLRAVQLERLVSAMVGRMERNHNNNAV, encoded by the exons ATGGAGGCTTGTTTCAAAGCAGCAGG cGAGGGCGAAGATGAGTGTCAGATCGCCGCCGACTGGCTGATGTCCAAAACGGACATGCGGCCGACTGTTGGCATCGTGTGCGGTTCCGGTTTGGGGGGTCTGGCCGAGATGTTCAAAGAGCGTCAGGTCTTCAAGTACTCCGACATCCCCAAGTTTCCCCAAAGCACGG TGCATGGTCACGCTGGTCAGCTGGTTTTTGGAACACTAACGGGAAAGACGTGTGTTTGCATGAAGGGCAGGTTCCACCTGTACGAGGGCTACCCCGTCCAGAAG GTCACGCTGCCCATGCGAGTCTTCAAGCTGATGGGCGTGGAGACGGTCATCCTCACCAACGCAGCTGGAGGCCTCAACCAGAACTACAAGGTGGGCGACATCATGGTTATCAAGGACCATATCAACATGCCAGGATTCGCAGGAGTCAACCCATTGGTTGGACGCAACGATGACAG GTTTGGTGTTCGTTTCCCCTGCATGTCCGACGCCTACGACCGCGAGCTGTGTAAGCTGGCACACGACGTGGCAGCGGAGCTGGACTTCAGTGATTTTGTGCAAGAGGGGGTCTATTGTGTCCTGGGGGGGCCCTCCTTCGAAACCATCGCCGAGTGCCGCATGCTGCACAAGCTAGGAGCGGATGCTGTGG GAATGAGCACGGTGCACGAGGTGATCACTGCCCGCCATGCCGGCATGCGCTGCTTTGCCATGTCGCTCATCACCAACCGGGCGGTCATGGACTACGACAGCCAGGAGAAAGCCAACCACGAGGAGGTGCTGGAGACGGGCCGGCTGCGGGCGGTGCAGCTTGAGCGTCTGGTGAGCGCCATGGTGGGACGAATGGAGAGGAACCACAACAACAACGCGGTTTGA
- the LOC131140028 gene encoding purine nucleoside phosphorylase-like isoform X1 — protein MSTSRKTIASRHGHTADPLGTLLYDRHHLCHRIMLEGEDECQIAADWLMSKTDMRPTVGIVCGSGLGGLAEMFKERQVFKYSDIPKFPQSTVHGHAGQLVFGTLTGKTCVCMKGRFHLYEGYPVQKVTLPMRVFKLMGVETVILTNAAGGLNQNYKVGDIMVIKDHINMPGFAGVNPLVGRNDDRFGVRFPCMSDAYDRELCKLAHDVAAELDFSDFVQEGVYCVLGGPSFETIAECRMLHKLGADAVGMSTVHEVITARHAGMRCFAMSLITNRAVMDYDSQEKANHEEVLETGRLRAVQLERLVSAMVGRMERNHNNNAV, from the exons ATGTCAACGTCAAGAAAAACTATAGCATCAAGACACGGACATACAGCAGACCCGCTCGGCACGCTTCTTTACGACCGCCATCACCTGTGTCATCGCATCATGCT cGAGGGCGAAGATGAGTGTCAGATCGCCGCCGACTGGCTGATGTCCAAAACGGACATGCGGCCGACTGTTGGCATCGTGTGCGGTTCCGGTTTGGGGGGTCTGGCCGAGATGTTCAAAGAGCGTCAGGTCTTCAAGTACTCCGACATCCCCAAGTTTCCCCAAAGCACGG TGCATGGTCACGCTGGTCAGCTGGTTTTTGGAACACTAACGGGAAAGACGTGTGTTTGCATGAAGGGCAGGTTCCACCTGTACGAGGGCTACCCCGTCCAGAAG GTCACGCTGCCCATGCGAGTCTTCAAGCTGATGGGCGTGGAGACGGTCATCCTCACCAACGCAGCTGGAGGCCTCAACCAGAACTACAAGGTGGGCGACATCATGGTTATCAAGGACCATATCAACATGCCAGGATTCGCAGGAGTCAACCCATTGGTTGGACGCAACGATGACAG GTTTGGTGTTCGTTTCCCCTGCATGTCCGACGCCTACGACCGCGAGCTGTGTAAGCTGGCACACGACGTGGCAGCGGAGCTGGACTTCAGTGATTTTGTGCAAGAGGGGGTCTATTGTGTCCTGGGGGGGCCCTCCTTCGAAACCATCGCCGAGTGCCGCATGCTGCACAAGCTAGGAGCGGATGCTGTGG GAATGAGCACGGTGCACGAGGTGATCACTGCCCGCCATGCCGGCATGCGCTGCTTTGCCATGTCGCTCATCACCAACCGGGCGGTCATGGACTACGACAGCCAGGAGAAAGCCAACCACGAGGAGGTGCTGGAGACGGGCCGGCTGCGGGCGGTGCAGCTTGAGCGTCTGGTGAGCGCCATGGTGGGACGAATGGAGAGGAACCACAACAACAACGCGGTTTGA